The uncultured Flavobacterium sp. genome includes a window with the following:
- the lgt gene encoding prolipoprotein diacylglyceryl transferase, with product MTHALNIVWNPSEGIDLGFFMIRYYSLMFVIAFGLGWFLMKKIFERENESIEKLDSLFVWTVLATLIGARLGHVFFYDWEYFRNHLLEIFLPVKFEPKFEFTGFQGLASHGAAIAIIIAMYYYSKMILKRPILWILDRVVIPVASGAIFVRLGNFFNSEIIGHETTSAFGIRFLHDQFSKAEAVEKTQIANPKDAYTAIATDPKFADLLAQVPAKHPTQLYEGICYIFVFATLYFLYWKTNARLKSGYLFGLFLVLLFVVRFIVEFVKESQGGIEEELGLFSTGQWLSIPFIIIGLFFIIRAQRNPLAAS from the coding sequence ATGACACATGCCTTAAACATCGTTTGGAACCCATCAGAAGGAATCGATTTAGGATTTTTTATGATTCGTTATTACAGCTTAATGTTCGTAATTGCCTTTGGTTTAGGATGGTTCCTAATGAAAAAAATCTTCGAACGCGAAAACGAATCAATAGAAAAACTAGACTCTTTATTTGTTTGGACCGTTTTAGCAACTTTGATAGGCGCACGTTTAGGACATGTTTTCTTTTATGATTGGGAGTATTTTAGAAATCATTTATTGGAAATCTTTTTACCAGTTAAATTCGAACCAAAATTTGAATTCACAGGTTTTCAAGGTTTAGCAAGCCACGGTGCTGCAATCGCAATCATTATTGCGATGTACTACTATAGCAAAATGATCTTAAAACGTCCTATATTATGGATTTTAGACCGTGTTGTTATTCCTGTAGCTAGTGGTGCCATTTTTGTTCGTTTAGGAAATTTTTTCAATTCTGAAATCATCGGACACGAAACTACATCTGCATTTGGAATTCGTTTTTTACACGATCAATTCAGTAAAGCCGAAGCTGTAGAAAAAACTCAAATCGCGAATCCTAAAGATGCTTATACAGCGATTGCAACTGATCCTAAATTTGCTGATTTATTAGCTCAGGTTCCGGCAAAACATCCAACACAATTGTACGAAGGAATCTGCTATATATTTGTATTTGCTACTTTGTATTTCTTATACTGGAAAACAAATGCAAGACTTAAATCAGGATATCTTTTCGGATTGTTTTTAGTTCTTTTATTTGTGGTACGTTTCATCGTAGAATTTGTAAAAGAAAGCCAAGGTGGAATCGAAGAAGAATTAGGCCTTTTCTCAACAGGACAATGGCTAAGTATACCTTTTATCATTATTGGCCTTTTCTTTATTATTAGAGCACAAAGAAACCCTTTAGCAGCATCTTAA
- the yidD gene encoding membrane protein insertion efficiency factor YidD — MKVITPFVLLVRFYQSAISPFTPASCRFEPTCSSYMIEALQKHGLFYGGYLGMKRILSCHPWGRTGYDPVPEKKCSHKH, encoded by the coding sequence ATGAAAGTAATTACTCCATTTGTTTTATTAGTCCGCTTTTATCAAAGTGCCATTTCGCCTTTTACACCAGCGTCATGCCGATTCGAACCTACGTGTTCCAGTTATATGATTGAAGCACTGCAAAAACATGGACTATTTTATGGAGGCTACCTGGGAATGAAACGCATTTTGAGCTGTCATCCTTGGGGAAGAACTGGCTACGATCCCGTTCCTGAAAAGAAATGTTCACATAAACATTAA